The Clostridium sp. DL-VIII DNA window GCTACATATTATAGAAATAAAGAATTTAGGGGCAGCATAGGATTTATTAGTGCAGTAAGCAATGAATTTTGTAAGAATTGTAATAGGATAAGAGTTACTGCAGATGGTTTTTTAAAACCATGCTTATGTTATGGATCAGGATTTGATATAAAAAATTTAATTAGAAATAGGATTGATGAAAAAGAATTAACAAACGCAATAAAAATTGGTATTTTAAGTAAACCTGAAAAGCATGAATTTAATGAAAAGAAGAAATCAGATAAAATTGAAATCAGGAAAATGTCACAAATCGGAGGTTAGTTATGGGGAGAGTCATAGCAGTATGTATAAGTGAAAAACGTGGTACACAAAAGACTAACATTAAAGAGGCTAATTTTATAGAAAACTTTGGAATAGAAAAAGATGCTCATGCAGGAGATTGGCATAGACAAGTAAGTTTATTGTCTTATGAAAAAATAGATGAATTTAATAAAAAGGGTGCTAATGTGATAGATGGAGCATTTGGTGAAAATCTAGTAGTAGACGGTATAAAATTTACAGAACTGCCTGTTGGAACAAAGCTACAGTGCAATGATGTGATTTTAGAGATGACACAAATAGGCAAAGAGTGTCACAGTCATTGTGAAATCTATAAAAAAATGGGAGAATGCATCATGCCAACAAACGGCGTATTCGCAAAAGTTATTAAAGGCGGAAAGATAAAATGCGGAGATGAAATGATGGTCATTTAAAAATATATTTTTTGAATTAACCTTTATATACTTGATATATAGGATAATATATGTATAATTGATAATTAAATAAGTTAATTTTGATTTGGGGGAATGAAAAATGTTAAAAGTAACAAACACAGAAAAGGCTCCAGCAGCCATAGGACCATATTCACAAGCAATAAGCTTTGGAGATTTATTATTTACATCAGGACAAATACCACTAGATCCTGTAACTGGCGAGGTAGTAGGGACTAATATAGAAGAACAGGCTCTTCAAGTCATGAAGAATATTTCAGCTATATTAGAAGCAAGTGACACTCAGTTTAAGAATGTTATTAAAACAACTTGTTTTATTGCAAACATGAGTGATTTTGCTAAATTTAATGAAGTTTATGCAAAATATTTTGTTAGCAATCCAGCACGTTCATGTGTGGCTGTAAAAGAACTTCCTAAGGGAGTTTTATGTGAAGTTGAAGTGATAGCCTGCAAAAATTCATAAAATATAAGCAGTGCATGACATATTTTGCTTTATTAATAAGTGCGTAGCTCTAGGCATAATCAAATAAAAAATGGACTATTCACAAATTTATGAACAAAATAATAAATTGTCCACAAGATTTACTTTAGAAATAAGTTGTTTTGTGGACAATTTTTTATTTTAGGCATTTTTTAGTTCTGAAACCAATTCATCCATAAGTTCTTTTACCGTCGTAATTTTAGTAATTCTACTTGCATTTTCACCACAGAATATAAGACCTTCATCAATCTTACCATTTACTGCGTTTATTAATGCTTTACTAATGCAATAAGGAGTAGTCGCAGGATTACAAGGCGTTAGACAATTGTAACAATGAGTTACTTTTTCGCCTTCAGAATGAGCCTTTTTAACAAATGGATTGCTAATAGCTCTTCCTGGCATTCCTACAGGACTCTTTACTATTTGGATATCCTCTTTTTTGCAATTGATATAAGCATTCTTAAATTCATCAGAAGCATCACATTCTTCAGTTGCAACAAATCTTGTTGCCATTTGAACACCACTAGCTCCTAATTTTAAGTACTTAGCAATATCATATCCATCAAAAACTCCTCCAGCAACTACTACTGGGATTTCTTTGTTGTATTTTTTTGCATATTTTTTTGTTTCATCTATTATATCTGCAACGGATTTGTCAAAATCTATATTTCCGTCTTCTAATTCTTCAACCTTAAAACCTAAATGTCCACCAGCTTTTGGGCCTTCGATAACAACAAGATCTGGGGCTACATTATCATGCTTATCCCAAAGCTTTAGAATTACTTTTGCCGCCTTTAAAGAAGATACAATTGGTGCAATTTTTACAGAAGAACCTTTTACTATTTTAGGTAGCATTGTAGGAAGTCCAGCTCCAGATATTATTAAATCAACTCCAGCTTCTATTGCAGCTTTTATATGAGCTTCGTAATTATTTGTTGCAACCATAGCATTAATACCAATGATTCCATTTACTGCTTTAGACTTTGCAAGAGTAATATGCTTCTTTAAAGCCCTTAAATTCGCTTCTAAAGGGTTTTTTATAAAATCATCCTCATTGTAACCAAGCTGTGCAGCAGAAATAATTCCAACACCGCCAGCATTTGCAACAGCAGCAGCCAAATTTGAAGATGAAACACCAATACCCATACCTCCTTGAATAATAGGAATAGGGGCAATTAAATTTCCAATCTTAAGAGAATTAAAATTCATTTTACATATATCCTTTCACGAGAAATTCGACAATAAAATATTTCGATAATCAAAATACTTCGAGAATCAAAGCATTATACTCTATTATAAAATAATATTTGTACTTAAACAAGAAATATTTAAAAAACTACCTTATAAATGAGTATTTACAAGGCAAAGATTCTATTTTAATAATAATATTTCTTGGATTAAAAAATTAAAATAATAATTTTCTTGACACTAACCATGATTGCATGATAAAATACTTAATGTCTTAGGGGTATGGCTCAACGGTAGAGTAGTGGTCTCCAAAACCATTGGTTGTGGGTTCAAATCCTACTGCCCCTGCCACAAAGGTCGTAGCACGTTGTGCTACGGCTTTTTTATTTTTTATAAAAAATTAATTCAATATTAGAATAGTGCAAGCATATTATGGCAATAATCCATTTTGAGGTGGAATCAAAATGAGCGAACTAATTTTATTAAATGAAGTAAGAGATGAAAAAAAGAAAAGCCAATTATTAATATCAGATAAAATTAAGAATGAAAGAGTTTGTGAAGAGTCTTATATTACGTTTGAAGAAAAATTTAATTTATTTAAAGATAGCAAAGAGTCAGATGACTTAAATAATGAAAGAGTTGATAATGAAAAAGATATAAGTTTGATTATAGATAGAATTTTTTTATTAAATAATGATACGCTAATAATAGATTTTATAAATGCAATATATAATGATAATTTAAAGATAAACACCCAAATTAGATGTATTGAAAATAGTCAAATAGTAATTTCTCAAAATTTAAATTATAATATTAAAATTTTCGCTCAGGATGAGTATAGAAATTTTGAATATGAGATACAATTTAAAATTAGTGATTATGAGAATCTAGGAATAATAATAAGTAAGAAGGACTTAACGAATAAGAACATAGTTACTTTTAGTAAAAGAAAAAATAATTCAAATATTATGAGTAACTTAAAAGAATGTCAGGATAAATGCATGATAGTATTAGACTCAGAAGTTCGAGTACCAGATGTATATGAACGCAAGCCAAGTTTTAATAAAAAAAATATGAAATATAAAATAAATGTAGTTAAAGGTTGGAAATATGATTTTAGAAGATTATTCGAAGAAAAAATGTATTTATTGTTTCCACTAAAGGTAATAGATTTAAGAAAAAGATTGTTAGACATAAATTCAGAAGCAGTATCTAAAAAGATGATTAAAGATGAAATTTTCATATTTTTCAAAGATATGAACAGATACTTGAAAAGGATTAAAAGCGCAGATTTAATTATGGATAGA harbors:
- a CDS encoding MOSC domain-containing protein; the protein is MGRVIAVCISEKRGTQKTNIKEANFIENFGIEKDAHAGDWHRQVSLLSYEKIDEFNKKGANVIDGAFGENLVVDGIKFTELPVGTKLQCNDVILEMTQIGKECHSHCEIYKKMGECIMPTNGVFAKVIKGGKIKCGDEMMVI
- a CDS encoding nitronate monooxygenase family protein, which produces MNFNSLKIGNLIAPIPIIQGGMGIGVSSSNLAAAVANAGGVGIISAAQLGYNEDDFIKNPLEANLRALKKHITLAKSKAVNGIIGINAMVATNNYEAHIKAAIEAGVDLIISGAGLPTMLPKIVKGSSVKIAPIVSSLKAAKVILKLWDKHDNVAPDLVVIEGPKAGGHLGFKVEELEDGNIDFDKSVADIIDETKKYAKKYNKEIPVVVAGGVFDGYDIAKYLKLGASGVQMATRFVATEECDASDEFKNAYINCKKEDIQIVKSPVGMPGRAISNPFVKKAHSEGEKVTHCYNCLTPCNPATTPYCISKALINAVNGKIDEGLIFCGENASRITKITTVKELMDELVSELKNA
- a CDS encoding RidA family protein produces the protein MLKVTNTEKAPAAIGPYSQAISFGDLLFTSGQIPLDPVTGEVVGTNIEEQALQVMKNISAILEASDTQFKNVIKTTCFIANMSDFAKFNEVYAKYFVSNPARSCVAVKELPKGVLCEVEVIACKNS